Proteins from one Chelonia mydas isolate rCheMyd1 chromosome 14, rCheMyd1.pri.v2, whole genome shotgun sequence genomic window:
- the PVALEF gene encoding parvalbumin-like EF-hand-containing protein isoform X2, which translates to MAEDFSCQVKKMALALGTSLTDKDIDLLPSDMRHHAAFNYSKFFEYMQKFQTSSEQQEQVRKAFQLLDKDNSGFIEWNEIKYILSTVPSTMPAVPLSDEEAEAIIQAADTDGDGRIDFQEFSDLVTKEKIPKKK; encoded by the exons ATGGCCGAGGATTTTTCCTGCCAAGTCAAGAAGATGGCGCTGGCCTTGGGAACGTCCCTGACGGACAAGGACATTGACCTGCTGCCCTCGGATATGAGACATCACG CTGCCTTCAACTACAGCAAGTTCTTCGAGTACATGCAGAAGTTCCAGACGTCGAGCgagcagcaggagcaggtgcGCAAAGCTTTCCAGCTCCTGGACAAGGACAACAGCGGCTTCATCGAGTGGAACGAGATCAA GTACATCCTGTCCACCGTGCCCAGCACCATGCCTGCGGTGCCCTTGTCAGACGAGGAGGCTGAAGCTATAATCCAAGCGGCTGACACAGATGGGGATGGGAGGATTGATTTCCAAG AGTTCTCCGACCTGGTCACGAAGGAGAAGATTCCCAAGAAGAAGTAa
- the PVALEF gene encoding parvalbumin-like EF-hand-containing protein isoform X1 yields MDEATQRLDVELWGAAWLKQPGRSQRALSPGHRQCWRGQAVPSAGDRMAEDFSCQVKKMALALGTSLTDKDIDLLPSDMRHHAAFNYSKFFEYMQKFQTSSEQQEQVRKAFQLLDKDNSGFIEWNEIKYILSTVPSTMPAVPLSDEEAEAIIQAADTDGDGRIDFQEFSDLVTKEKIPKKK; encoded by the exons ATGGACGAAGCTACACAGCGGCTCGACGTAGAGCTGTGGGGTGCAGCCTGGCTGAAACAGCCCGGCAGGTCCCAGCGGGCTCTCAGCCCCGGACACAGGCAGTGCTGGAGGGGACAAGCTGTTCCCTCAGCAG GGGACAGGATGGCCGAGGATTTTTCCTGCCAAGTCAAGAAGATGGCGCTGGCCTTGGGAACGTCCCTGACGGACAAGGACATTGACCTGCTGCCCTCGGATATGAGACATCACG CTGCCTTCAACTACAGCAAGTTCTTCGAGTACATGCAGAAGTTCCAGACGTCGAGCgagcagcaggagcaggtgcGCAAAGCTTTCCAGCTCCTGGACAAGGACAACAGCGGCTTCATCGAGTGGAACGAGATCAA GTACATCCTGTCCACCGTGCCCAGCACCATGCCTGCGGTGCCCTTGTCAGACGAGGAGGCTGAAGCTATAATCCAAGCGGCTGACACAGATGGGGATGGGAGGATTGATTTCCAAG AGTTCTCCGACCTGGTCACGAAGGAGAAGATTCCCAAGAAGAAGTAa